Within the Pangasianodon hypophthalmus isolate fPanHyp1 chromosome 19, fPanHyp1.pri, whole genome shotgun sequence genome, the region AAATATGATTGCATAACACACAAGTGTATGAATGAAGATGTTTTGTACATGTAAATTTTGATCATGTAACACATTCCTGGCTTCCATGTTGACTGAGTAATCTGTGTCTCCAGTGTAGTACAAAACGTCATCGATCGCAGACCCAAAATGCACTACTTAATTGCTGTGGACGACTCCCACAATTCTTTGGAAGAAATTGTAAAGGTACAACCTCTGTACAAGATGTGTCTTCTTAAATGAGCTAGTTTTATCTCTGATTGAATCAGTCACCATTACCCTCCATCCATCAGGCCATTGCAAATGTGCTGGGTTCTGGAGAGGTTCAGAACGTCCCtgatgacagtgtgcacttcaCAAAGGAACTTACGGTATAACTTTATGGACAAGATTCACATAAGCATGGATTTGTTCAACTGAAACCTGTTCCTGACCATTTTGTATTGTGCTTTCATTTCCCTAAGCGAGCTGATCTAGCTTGCCTAAGTATAGACCTCCTCATTGAGACAGCTTTGCTGAACAGGAGGCTGAACGTGCGCTGGGTGTGTGAATCTGGACTTGTTAAGAACATCGACCATGTTGTGGAGGAGTTCAGACAGAACAGGTGGCTACTAGTAAGTGTATAGCtgtgtgcatttatttacacacttgTATATACGTATACACCACTGTATGGTGAATGACTAATTAACAATGGTGTAGATCATCTGATTAATTGCCTTCTTTTCAGCCAGTCAAGATTTGTCTCCTTGGCCCGCCGGCTGTCGGGAAGAGTTCAGTCGCAGCACAGCTgtgtaaacattacaaactCCATTATATTGGTGTCAAGGAGGCGGTtgaggagaaaataaaacatttggtaaGCGTGATCTGAAGCTCTTTGCCATTACAACGTGTTTAtgttttaaagtgtatttttatttcagtaatcaGGACTAATGTTAAAGGTCATGCTATATATGTGTACTATTCATGTAGGAGGAAATGCTTCAACAGAGTGAGGAGAATAATGAGACTGAGGAAACTTTACAGGCGACTCAGAAACAGCTCAACACTCTGAAAGATGTTCTTTCCCAGAATCAAGGTctactttttttctctttatagaataaaggtttatttaaacacttaaacactcaCATTTAGCCAGCTAAAGACAGGATTTGACCAATCCATGCATGATTATCCACACACAGCGGGTCTCAGACAGAACTAAAAATTCCACCTAAAAGTTTTgttaacactgattttcttcgcAATTGCATTCGTATTTttataaatgccaatcacctgtaaattaccaaATGTGCCCACGGGACagttgatttacatttagcctaCAACACTCACAGCTCACAGAGTATGTGAATACCACATTTAGCAAAAGTAAGCTAGTTAGCTGATATGGACTTAACTATAATGAGAAAGAGATTCTCCTTCACCTTATGACACACCCTGGGATCCTTTACCCAGTCGCTAGGCTTGTGTGTTCTTAAATGCTTTGAGGCACTCTCCAGAAGAGGGAGAGGGATCATGTGTGAGATAAATGTATGTATGGTTTAAGTCTTCTGCCAGTGTAAGTGGAATCAGTAGTTTGGGGGAAAGTACAAAAAGATCACAGTCCATTTTACTGACTTTTATTTGTTCTCTTCTGAAGTAATTTGAGTAATTTTAACAACGTTCAACCTCTAGCTAAGTTTGTGTTGTGCAGTGAAACCAGAAATTCGGTCCCAAATATGGAAAGCACAACGGAAAAATCATGATTTAAATGCTAGAATCGAAAGTAAAAGGATGCTCTGTGTTCATGAAAGGATGCTTCAATATTCTTATCAACTTATATCACATAGGATTTAAATAGAAggcaatttgtgtgtgtgtgtgtgtgtgtgtgtgtgtgtgtgtaggtcagtCTGAAGACCAGAATATTTTGCGCATCATCAGAGAGAAGCTTCACTCAAAGCCTTGTAGAAATCAGGGGTATGTTTTGGACGGCTACCCCTGTACACACGAGCAAGCTAACAAACTTTTCAATGGTGAGGCACTGAAATACTGAGGCAGTGACATATCATTTATAACTTTCATTTTACATTAGTTTAACGTGTTCGACATGTCTCAGATGAGGAGAAGGAACGGGGGGACTCCAGATCACATTTACTGCCACATGATGAAAAGATAATACCAGGTACATTTTTGACACATCTCGTCACTTTTTAGATTCTTAAAGGAAATAGTCCCCATCACTCCaaatgtacactcctgggcaaaaaaaaaatgggccaacaaatcattggtcaggaaattagcaagaattaaacaaatagataagagaacttagtatgggatagcttttccctttgatttctttaaatgtttaagccatgtggctcttgatgaggtgtgtgtaataatgactaatcatttaagaaaaaaaacattccggaagatattttaggaaaattttgtacacccagacgtgTGTGTACATCaagcattttaatcattatcatgattttacctttgcgtacaagaagactatataagttcactgcagcaaaggTAAACGAGCACATGGTGGCACgggaggtctcaggagtgcatttttataatgatttgttgttaagaccattaaaagcttagtatttgccattttgggcttgccttttttttgcccAAGAGTGTAGTTGAAGTTGAAATATCACAGCTTTATCTATGACGTTTGTAATTTGCTGTTTTCTTCTTAGGTGTTGTACTCGAGCCACAAGGCTAATGTATCTAAAATGTAATGAAAGCTTATAGCCTCCAGCTTAGCACTGTGCAAACTGCATTTCTCACACATCGAGAAATTGGACACTATAAGATTCCCTTACTTGTGAGCTACATTAGCCTTATTGTGCCAGTGAAAACATGAGAAACTGCACTCTTTCTTTAAGTTTGTGATACATCAACAATATAAGTAAAATAtcaaagctttatttaaaaatagccaACTAAATATATCCTGCTGTTGCAAATACTTTAAGCATTGCAAGTGTGTTTGCCATTTTTTCCTCACAGAGTACGTCTTTTCACTTGATGCCACTGATGAGTTTCTTAAAGAGCGAGCCCGGAACCTTCCACAGTCCGTAGCAGAGGAGATGCATTACACCCAGGACGAGTTCCTGCAGCGACTGTCCATGTTCAGGGATGCAAACACGGAGGAAGAAACAGTGCTCGACTATTTCGATGAGTTGGAGATACACCCTGAACACATTGGTGAGGATATTATCCGAGGATATCAGAGTAACAGACATATTAACCTGTGATATCAGAGTAACAGATGTAGCAATGAAACCTGTGATATTCTTGGAAAACCGTATCATGACGTGATATGTATGATATATAGTCATATCATCCAGCCCTAACTTGACTTATGTTGTATACTGACAAGTTATATGAAACACTTTttgatttctatttatttttatagcatagtgctgttgaattctcgaatatgattggtcagaaggtgttgattaattttctgcatcagtagctctgacagttctGACTGCTAGGAAAGtcacaggtatatattaatgcgctccttctaatacgttatcgtttctacagtaacagctaattcacagggacatggTGGCCGCTCCATGTAATCGGacttataataaacagattaaaaaatttataatcattgatgtaaTGAAAATTTCTGTAGACATTTACATCAACagttgtggaaggagtctccagtgtcagtgctttttaaaagtCAGTTTCAGAGGACTTGCTTTGCATTTTCTTGGTAACTTGACGgtctgcattttttgtctttgtaactTCAAGatagaggaaagaaagagaggctgctaTAGCtcaagtgataacaggattatagacattccacaacataacatgtaactataaacagatacaaaggtatgatatgtcattctttaattgataaaaaatgtaattgttggcaaattgctgtagtaaagggaataaaacaatttgcaGTAattggaaaatagtcaacatctcggtggtaacagtaactacaCTTCGCTTCCACCTGCATCACACCattccatcactgattattgAACAGCACAaatgtttattctttacatatagcacttttaacaacagatgTCATAAATCCAAAGGCaacaacagcaaagaaaaaactcCCTAAAAACTTGAGAAAGCTGAGACTCAAAATGACAAACCTAAGCTGCTCTGGTTGACAGCAGATAATGGAATGAAAATAGGAAGAATAaagtatagagtgtgtgtacagtgagagtaacagagaaacagagaatcCCTAAGGCATGAGAAGTCTATtagaaaacagtaataaaaaaaaataagaacattAACGTTACGAAGAGCCGAAAGTCCTGCAGGGATTGACAGTAAGTGTTGAATCCTCAGAGATCGACAGCGTGAATGACCCTGAAAATGAAGCtgtgattaagaaaataatcgAGGTGGTGGGAGGGCCGAGGAACTACGGCCCCACACCTGAGGAacaagaggaggaggagaggaaacaAGCTGTGGAGAAGCAGCAGCGCCTCATGCAGGACACAGCCGAGCGTGCGCTCAGAGAGGCTGAGGAGGAGACCAGGATGACTGCTCTGCTGGAGGAATgggtaatacacacactgctatGATTGAAGAGACCATTAGCCTAGCACAGTGGAAGTAGTTACATATCTATGGTGTGTTAGAAGAATTTTAGCTTTAAGCAGATAAAATTAGTGGCAACAtacatgtatatttaaatacacaacAAAATAGAGGTTAACATCTGTTCGTAATGTCCATGCAGGCTGAAGCCATTGTGTCCCTTTTAGAACAGGAACAGGATGGAGGTGAAAAAGCAGGAGCATGAGTTACTGGAGGCACGCTCACTTCCACTGAGACACTACCTGATGAAGTATGTCATGCCGACTCTCAGAGACGGGCTTGTGGCGTGCTGCCAAGTGAAGCCTGATGATCCCATCGACTTTCTGGTACTTCTGgacttttttctttccccctttgttaaacatttatatatttctagaATGTACCATATTATTAGTAGCTACTCATGCTTCATTgtgaagtgtatgtgtgtgtgtgtgtgtgtgttttaggctgAATATCTTTTAAGAAACAACACAGAAGACTAGTCTGCCCTTCACTGGACCTCcactgttttaatttaatttacctcAATTTAAGAACacagtttctttattttaattcaacACAGCTCAGTTTAACGCAActcaatttctttttctttgcagaaataaatttaaactttgTCCCAAATTGTGTACTTTGCATAATTTTTAGCACAAGTAGCATGTCTACACTGGGAAATTTAATGAAAACTAGTGCATTTTTAgctctgcgatggactggcaacCTATCTAGGTGTATTCCCACCACACACCAGTGTTCCTGGactccaggataaagcatttactg harbors:
- the ak7a gene encoding adenylate kinase 7a; amino-acid sequence: MADERKQFQRTKRIFINKIDSYSSKHIAKYLSTCAAGDSCEEPRAGQRFQIVGTVISKDEKRRRFALEEYSALKRDELLQHLMDCDVIVYNISEDAEAIDEATWAVSALHSEIEHFTFPKMFILVSTLMTWAKTKPADPDSPEIPLKEEDYTRKRPHPNFREHASAEKLVLKLGKTEKTKLRTYVVGAGMQYGMGENIFHFFFKACWLGELSSIPIPEPSTNVIPTIHVYDLAGVVQNVIDRRPKMHYLIAVDDSHNSLEEIVKAIANVLGSGEVQNVPDDSVHFTKELTRADLACLSIDLLIETALLNRRLNVRWVCESGLVKNIDHVVEEFRQNRWLLPVKICLLGPPAVGKSSVAAQLCKHYKLHYIGVKEAVEEKIKHLEEMLQQSEENNETEETLQATQKQLNTLKDVLSQNQGQSEDQNILRIIREKLHSKPCRNQGYVLDGYPCTHEQANKLFNDEEKERGDSRSHLLPHDEKIIPEYVFSLDATDEFLKERARNLPQSVAEEMHYTQDEFLQRLSMFRDANTEEETVLDYFDELEIHPEHIEIDSVNDPENEAVIKKIIEVVGGPRNYGPTPEEQEEEERKQAVEKQQRLMQDTAERALREAEEETRMTALLEEWNRNRMEVKKQEHELLEARSLPLRHYLMKYVMPTLRDGLVACCQVKPDDPIDFLAEYLLRNNTED